A region of the Terriglobales bacterium genome:
CACCTGCTGCCAGCCGAGCCCACCGGGCTGATCCCCATCCAGGCCATGGACCTGGTGCAGATCCAGCCCGCGCCGGCGAAGTGAGGGAGAGGACCGAGGTCAATGCCTGAAGACGAGAAGAAACCCGAAGCCAACGCCGGCCTGGATCGCCGCCAGTTCTTCGTGAAGATGGGGTTGGGCTCCATCGCCGTGGCCGGGGCGGGGACCGCGGTCTTCGCCTACCAGTTCCTCTCCCCCAACGTGCTCTACGAGCCCTCGCCGGTGGTCAACGCCGGCAAGCCCGACAGCTACGCCCCCGATTCGGTCACCCTCGATCCCGCCACCGGCATCTACATGGTGCGCGCCGCCGAGGGCTTCTACGCGCTCTCCGCCGTCTGTACCCACCTGGGCTGCCTGACCGCGTGGAAGCCGGAGCTGGGTATCATCGCCTGCCCCTGCCACGGCAGCAAGTTCAACCGCGACGGGGTCAAGATCGCCGGCCCCGCGCCCAAGCCCCTGCCCTGGCTGCGCATGTGGCTCAACGACGACGGCGACCTCATGGTCGACCGCTCCACCACGCTCTCCAACCGGCAGTACGTGCGCGTCTGACATGGCCAAGAAGCTCACCAGCTACGTGGATCGGGTCCAGCAGAGCCGGGTGTGGCGCTCCATTTTCCGCGGCGGACCCGGCTTCAGCAACCTGCGCCGCGCCCTCTTCGTCCAGCAGAACGTCTTCCTGCACCTGTTCTCGGTGAAAGCGCGCAAGCGCGTGCTCGACTTCGGGGTCACCTGGTACCTGGGGGCGCTCACCTTCGGCTGCTTCCTCATCCTGGTGATCACCGGCATCCTGCTCATGCTGGTCTACCACCCCTCGGTGCCGCAGGCTTACAACGACATGAAGGACCTGCAGTTCGTGGTCTCGTCGGGGGTGTTCCTGCGCAACCTGCACCGCTGGGCGGCGCACGCCATGGTCTTCCTGGTGTTCGCGCACATGTTCCGCGTCTTCTACCGCGGCGCCTACCGCCCGCCGCGCGAGTTCAACTGGGTGATCGGCGTGGTGCTGCTGCTGATCACCCTCTTCCTCAGCTACACCGGCTACCTGCTGCCCTGGGACCAGCTGGCCTTCTGGGCCATCACCGTGGGCAGCAACATCGTCTCTGCCATGCCCTTCTTCGGCTCGCGCATCCGCTTCCTGATGCTGGGCGGGCACACGGTGAACGCCAACGCGCTGCTGCGCTTCTATGTGCTGCACTGCATGGTCCTGCCGCTGACCGCGATCTTCTTCATCGCCATCCATTTCTGGCGCATCCGCAAGGACGGCGGCCTCTACCCCGGCGACCTGGAAGACACGGTGGAGGAGGAGGGGCCGCATGCCTGACCCCAAGGACTTCCTCGCCAGCCGCGACTCCGACGCGCGCAAGACGCCGGTGCGCGTCGCCTTCGTCACGCGGCGCACGTCGCCCGCGGTCCGGACCCGCTACGAAGACACGGTCATGACCTATCCCGAGGTCTTCTTCCGCGTGATCGTGGCGGTGCAACTGCTCGCGGCCTTCCTGGTGGGCCTGGCGCTGCTCTGGGACGCTCCCCTGGAGCAGCTCGCCGATCCCATGCACACCCCCAACCCCGCCAAGGCCCCCTGGTACTTCCTGGGCCTGCAAGAGTTGCTGCACTACTTCCCCCCGGTGGTGGCGGGCGTGCTCA
Encoded here:
- a CDS encoding ubiquinol-cytochrome c reductase iron-sulfur subunit translates to MPEDEKKPEANAGLDRRQFFVKMGLGSIAVAGAGTAVFAYQFLSPNVLYEPSPVVNAGKPDSYAPDSVTLDPATGIYMVRAAEGFYALSAVCTHLGCLTAWKPELGIIACPCHGSKFNRDGVKIAGPAPKPLPWLRMWLNDDGDLMVDRSTTLSNRQYVRV
- a CDS encoding cytochrome b N-terminal domain-containing protein, with product MAKKLTSYVDRVQQSRVWRSIFRGGPGFSNLRRALFVQQNVFLHLFSVKARKRVLDFGVTWYLGALTFGCFLILVITGILLMLVYHPSVPQAYNDMKDLQFVVSSGVFLRNLHRWAAHAMVFLVFAHMFRVFYRGAYRPPREFNWVIGVVLLLITLFLSYTGYLLPWDQLAFWAITVGSNIVSAMPFFGSRIRFLMLGGHTVNANALLRFYVLHCMVLPLTAIFFIAIHFWRIRKDGGLYPGDLEDTVEEEGPHA